Proteins encoded together in one Larus michahellis chromosome 4, bLarMic1.1, whole genome shotgun sequence window:
- the OSGIN1 gene encoding oxidative stress-induced growth inhibitor 1, translated as MLPDRKMHALSTRPQNKSGFKPLPVVIIGNGPSGICLSYLLSGYIPYFKRDSLHPHPILQRKLEEAPDVSILDQDLEYLSEGLEGRSHSPVALLFDTLQRPDTDFGGTAESVLTWWHETERAIPHLVLGRNAPGGAWHSIEGSMVTLSRGEWMGLPDLPFKDWLKQKRRGLRNNRATAEDIAQYYQHYVVRKRLQKNFRSGTVVTSVRKVSAESISSHAQKDLQENSDSLWSLNERSTEVFQVDGFFKTVKGVKEPFSIYAENVVLATGTYDSPTWLGVKGENLSYVHHQLSALEEAVKNNTVGIMSDPVLIVGAGLTAADAILLAHHCNIPVIHVFRRRVTDPGLIFNQLPKMMYPEYHKVHQMMKEQSAACAGPYERYVSLPEHHVLSFGNDKKCIFQDKNGYQKVYKISMALVLTGSNPNLSFLPNNGIDLAMDSGQPVNPKRNPIDVDPFSYECTQEKGLYALGPLAGDNFVRFVQGGALAVASSLLKKANKNPP; from the exons ATGCTTCCGGACAGGAAGATGCACGCATTATCGACCAGACCGCAAAATAAGAGTGGGTTCAAGCCGCTGCCTGTTGTGATCATAG GGAATGGACCTTCAGGAATCTGTCTCTCATATTTGCTGTCGGGCTACATCCCGTACTTCAAAAGAGACTCTCTTCATCCTCATCCCATTCTCCAGAGGAAACTGGAAGAGGCACCAGATGTCTCTATTTTGGACCAG GATTTGGAGTATCTATCTGAAGGCTTGGAGGGACGATCCCACAGCCCTGTGGCTCTTCTGTTTGATACCCTTCAGCGTCCAGACACAGACTTTGGTGGAACAGCAGAATCTGTCCTCACCTGGTGGCATGAGACCGAAAGAGCCATCCCCCACCTGGTCCTTGGCAGAAATGCTCCGGGAGGTGCCTGGCAT TCTATCGAGGGCTCTATGGTTACCCTGAGCAGAGGTGAATGGATGGGACTCCCAGATCTCCCGTTCAAAGACTGGCTGAAGCAAAAGAGAAG AGGCCTCAGAAACAACAGAGCCACGGCAGAAGACATTGCTCAATATTACCAACACTATGTGGTGAGGAAAAGACTGCAGAAGAATTTCAGATCTGGTACTGTTGTGACCTCTGTGAGGAAAGTGAGTGCAGAGAGCATCTCCAGCCACGCACAGAAAGATCTGCAGGAGAATAGTGACTCGCTCTGGAGCCTCAATGAGAGAAGTACGGAGGTCTTCCAGGTGGATGGATTTTTCAAAACTGTGAAAGGCGTTAAAGAGCCCTTCTCTATCTATGCAGAGAATGTGGTCTTAGCGACAGGAACATACGATAGTCCTACTTGGCTTGGGGTCAAGGGAGAGAACCTTTCCTATGTCCATCACCAGCTGTCTGCCCTGGAGGAAGCCGTGAAGAACAACACTGTTGGCATCATGTCAGATCCAGTCTTGATTGTAGGTGCTGGTCTGACAGCTGCTGATGCGATTCTCCTTGCTCACCATTGCAATATTCCAGTAATCCATGTATTTCGGAGGCGAGTCACTGATCCGGGTCTTATATTTAACCAGCTCCCCAAAATGATGTACCCTGAATACCACAAAGTCCATCAGATGATGAAAGAACAGTCAGCTGCTTGTGCTGGGCCCTATGAGCGTTACGTTAGCCTTCCTGAGCATCACGTGCTATCCTTCGGCAACGACAAGAAATGTATCTTTCAAGACAAGAATGGCTACCAGAAAGTTTATAAAATTTCCATGGCTCTTGTTCTAACTGGCTCGAACCCCAACCTCTCCTTTCTGCCGAATAACGGCATTGACTTGGCAATGGACAGTGGCCAACCAGTCAATCCAAAGAGGAATCCCATAGATGTTGACCCATTCTCCTATGAATGCACTCAGGAGAAAGGGCTGTATGCTCTAGGACCTCTCGCTGGAGATAACTTTGTACGCTTTGTGCAGGGGGGGGCTCTGGCTGTTGCCAGCTCTCtgttaaagaaagcaaacaaaaatcccccctaa